In one Silene latifolia isolate original U9 population chromosome 10, ASM4854445v1, whole genome shotgun sequence genomic region, the following are encoded:
- the LOC141605896 gene encoding uncharacterized protein LOC141605896 isoform X1, with product MKRQGREWMYERLDVNKRLRIEYANGVREFISHAKEQDSSQRNNGKMRCPCAMCNNTKFLNEAQVKSHLLKKGFCVNYYNWVCHGEDFPIDEPDIPTNPYQDMVNDALRDRVDTIREEALNAIEVDETPNPEVQAFFEMLKKAEERVCEGSDVSVLQAASRLLSLKCEFNLPHKCVDSFISFVSDILPKNNLMATNFYETKKLLKALELPHEKIDVCSYGCMLFWEEDKHLVKCKKCGQDRYKPKTNSKGKQVAHKVLNYFPITHRLQKIYATKHIAKEMRWHAENPRASGSPRAGKTRSD from the coding sequence ATGAAGAGGCAAGGGCGAGAATGGATGTATGAGAGGCTCGATGTTAATAAAAGACTTAGAATTGAGTATGCTAATGGTGTTAGAGAATTTATTAGTCATGCTAAAGAACAAGATTCTTCTCAAAGGAATAACGGGAAAATGAGGTGTCCATGCGCCATGTGCAACAACACAAAGTTTTTAAATGAGGCTCAAGTTAAATCACACTTGCTTAAGAAAGGGTTCTGTGTTAACTATTATAATTGGGTGTGTCACGGGGAGGATTTTCCAATTGATGAACCTGATATTCCTACGAACCCTTATCAAGATATGGTAAATGATGCATTACGTGATAGAGTGGACACTATAAGGGAGGAGGCCCTTAATGCTATAGAAGTAGACGAAACTCCAAATCCTGAAGTACAAgctttctttgaaatgttaaaGAAAGCAGAAGAGCGTGTGTGTGAGGGGAGCGATGTGTCTGTATTACAAGCTGCTTCTAGATTGTTAAGTTTGAAATGTGAATTCAACTTGCCTCATAAATGTGTTGATAGTTTCATTAGTTTCGTCAGTGATATCCTTCCAAAGAATAATCTTATGGCCACAaacttctatgaaaccaaaaaATTGCTAAAAGCCCTTGAACTTCCCCATGAGAAAATTGATGTTTGTTCTTATGGGTGTATGCTTTTTTGGGAGGAAGACAAGCATCTTGTTAAATGTAAAAAATGTGGGCAAGATAGATACAAACCCAAGACAAATTCAAAGGGTAAACAAGTTGCACATAAAGTTTTAAATTATTTCCCAATCACACATAGACTACAAAAGATTTATGCGACAAAGCATATAGCCAAGGAAATGAGATGGCACGCAGAGAATCCCCGTGCAAGTGGTAGTCCTAGAGCTGGCAAAACCCGATCCGACTAG